One genomic region from Candidatus Nitrosopumilus koreensis AR1 encodes:
- a CDS encoding OBG GTPase family GTP-binding protein gives MGIPEKIKAIQDEMARTQINKATEHHLGLLKAKIAKLKREQEDNVAKKSGMKSDGFDVRRSGDATVVFIGLPSVGKSTLLNKLTGAKSAVGAFQFTTLTVVPGMMEYRGAKIQVLDLPGIIKGASTGKGLGKRILSVARTADLVLLVLDVFQPYHEDVLITELGNIGIRLNQLPPNITIEKASMGGIAIAQQVKLTKITEKHLKDILHLYGIVSARVVVREDITSEQLADHIAGNISYSKALTVLNKIDLVDEKFLKDLKTKIKTDVIEVSANSDINIDLLKEKIYEKLKFIRIYMRPKGGETDYKEPLIAREGDSVEDICNKLHRRMKREFRYGLVWGKSVKFGGQRVGLSHILQDEDVLTIIKTRGT, from the coding sequence TTGGGAATTCCTGAAAAAATTAAAGCCATTCAAGATGAAATGGCAAGAACACAAATCAATAAAGCTACAGAGCATCACTTAGGATTACTCAAAGCAAAAATTGCAAAGCTCAAGCGAGAGCAAGAAGACAATGTTGCAAAAAAATCAGGAATGAAATCAGATGGATTCGATGTAAGAAGGAGTGGAGATGCAACGGTGGTATTTATCGGATTGCCAAGTGTTGGAAAATCCACATTGCTCAACAAATTAACAGGTGCAAAATCAGCTGTGGGTGCTTTTCAATTTACTACACTTACGGTGGTTCCAGGAATGATGGAATACAGAGGAGCAAAAATTCAGGTTCTAGATCTTCCAGGAATTATTAAAGGAGCATCTACGGGGAAGGGGTTAGGAAAAAGAATTCTGTCAGTGGCTAGAACAGCAGATCTTGTTTTGTTAGTGTTAGATGTATTTCAGCCATATCACGAAGATGTATTGATAACCGAATTAGGAAACATAGGAATAAGACTTAATCAATTACCGCCAAACATTACAATTGAAAAAGCATCAATGGGAGGAATTGCAATTGCACAACAAGTCAAACTTACAAAAATTACTGAAAAACATCTAAAAGACATTCTGCACCTTTACGGAATTGTAAGTGCACGAGTTGTTGTAAGAGAAGATATAACATCAGAACAATTAGCTGATCACATTGCAGGAAACATTAGTTATTCAAAAGCGCTTACAGTTTTGAATAAAATTGATTTAGTTGATGAAAAGTTTTTGAAAGATCTAAAGACTAAAATCAAAACAGACGTCATTGAAGTGTCAGCAAATTCAGATATCAATATTGATTTGTTAAAAGAAAAAATTTATGAAAAATTAAAATTCATCAGGATTTACATGCGCCCAAAAGGTGGTGAAACCGATTACAAAGAACCATTAATTGCCAGAGAAGGAGATTCAGTTGAAGATATTTGTAACAAACTCCATCGAAGAATGAAAAGAGAGTTCAGATACGGATTGGTGTGGGGTAAAAGCGTTAAGTTTGGAGGACAAAGAGTAGGATTAAGTCACATATTACAAGATGAAGATGTATTGACAATTATCAAAACTCGCGGAACATAA
- a CDS encoding DUF504 domain-containing protein, whose amino-acid sequence MVKKGIIEEIFSKAMYADDAKTYKIFYRNFNRTIETTLPEFLIQSDDNQIIPISRIQKIEKNNTVLFEKKSVKSE is encoded by the coding sequence ATGGTGAAAAAAGGGATCATAGAAGAAATTTTTAGTAAAGCTATGTATGCAGATGATGCAAAAACATACAAAATTTTCTATCGAAATTTTAACAGAACAATAGAGACAACATTGCCAGAATTTTTGATTCAATCAGATGACAATCAGATAATACCAATAAGCAGAATTCAAAAGATTGAAAAAAATAATACGGTTTTATTTGAAAAGAAATCAGTAAAAAGTGAATAA
- a CDS encoding phosphoglycolate phosphatase: protein MKKRTFAVDIDGTITENGGGRIHLDALEALRRLTNMGHDVIFVTGRSSVEGFLLSVFGGTTKVAVGENGGCITLDSNDHVLLGNIDECKHAFNVLKNNLKNVEEKYVFPRMTEVVLQRTFDLDVAQKILSENDLDVILSDSQYAYHINSAGIDKGSGFREIMKRFSITSDDVIAIGDSATDVPLFKVAKTSVALGNASDAVKSEATMTVSAHAGDGVLEALDKLAPRLSEI, encoded by the coding sequence ATGAAAAAAAGAACGTTTGCTGTAGATATTGATGGAACTATTACTGAAAATGGTGGGGGGAGAATACATCTTGATGCACTTGAAGCATTAAGACGCCTAACAAATATGGGCCATGATGTAATTTTTGTTACTGGCCGATCATCAGTAGAGGGATTTTTACTATCTGTGTTTGGTGGAACCACAAAAGTTGCTGTGGGAGAAAATGGTGGCTGTATTACTTTGGATTCAAACGATCATGTTTTGTTAGGGAATATTGATGAGTGCAAACATGCATTTAATGTTCTAAAAAATAATCTCAAAAATGTCGAAGAAAAATACGTTTTTCCTAGAATGACTGAGGTTGTATTGCAGAGAACTTTTGATCTTGATGTCGCACAAAAGATTTTGTCTGAAAACGATCTAGATGTGATATTATCTGATAGTCAATACGCATATCACATAAATTCTGCAGGAATAGACAAGGGATCTGGATTTAGGGAAATAATGAAGAGATTTTCAATTACAAGTGATGATGTAATTGCAATTGGAGATAGTGCAACTGATGTGCCTTTGTTTAAAGTTGCAAAAACAAGTGTTGCTTTAGGAAATGCTTCTGATGCTGTAAAATCTGAGGCTACAATGACTGTTTCTGCACATGCCGGTGATGGTGTTCTTGAAGCATTAGATAAATTAGCACCTAGATTATCTGAGATATAG
- a CDS encoding arginine--tRNA ligase, with amino-acid sequence MTFKSIIDEIENNLNKILSELSIIDVKFSVEPAKPGFGDVSSNVSFLLAKQLKKSPKEISEMLSEKYLQCASTLVSKSEPHPSGYLNFYADWKKLNQLILSESNLPEFGDVDIGKNSTIVVEHTSVNPNKALHIGHIRNIIIGDTISRILKKANYNVNVLNYIDDSGLQVADIIVGFKHFGFEIEPPSGKKFDHYCGDDVYVKTTEKYEQDPSLEQIRKNVLKELEDGNSDTAQFADKITRRVLSNQLETCWNLGVSYDCLNFESQIIRSGLWNHIFEKLKEMHLIEFENDGKNAGCWVIRGEGKEEDKVIVRSNGTATYIAKDIPYAAWKLGLLDDPFHYEKYEKEQPNARVLWQTTLNESASKSQNFSGDKVITVIDSRQARLQKIITSLMGKFKSIPDAYVHLGYESVTLSSDTAKILGLETDGKQAQMSGRKGLYVNADSVYDLLKEKTIEETKKRHSEMSDSEIKMIAHNVSVATLRYEMIKQDLDKIIAFDLTKSLSLEGDTAPYIQYTHARASRILEKSGKAPSIDVDFSLLKEPSEIDLVKTIGLFDLQVRDAANNLSPKVISRYCHDLAVAFNSFYEKSKVLDLGDEQLENSRLCLVNSFKIVIEKALNLLGITAPDKM; translated from the coding sequence ATGACTTTCAAATCTATAATTGATGAAATTGAAAATAATCTAAACAAGATATTGTCTGAACTTTCTATAATTGATGTAAAATTTTCTGTAGAGCCTGCTAAACCTGGTTTTGGAGATGTTAGTTCAAATGTTTCATTCTTGTTAGCAAAACAACTCAAAAAAAGTCCTAAAGAAATATCAGAAATGTTATCTGAAAAATATCTTCAATGTGCTAGTACATTAGTTTCAAAATCTGAACCACATCCCTCTGGATATCTTAACTTTTATGCCGACTGGAAAAAACTAAATCAATTAATTTTGTCTGAATCAAATCTGCCTGAATTTGGAGATGTTGATATTGGAAAAAATTCTACCATTGTAGTTGAACATACAAGTGTTAATCCCAACAAAGCATTGCATATTGGTCACATACGTAATATCATAATTGGCGACACTATTTCTAGAATCTTAAAAAAGGCAAACTATAACGTTAATGTTCTAAATTACATTGATGATTCTGGTCTTCAAGTTGCAGATATCATTGTTGGTTTCAAACATTTTGGGTTTGAAATAGAACCTCCTAGCGGGAAGAAATTTGATCATTATTGTGGAGATGATGTTTATGTAAAAACAACTGAAAAATATGAACAAGACCCAAGTCTTGAACAAATCAGAAAAAATGTGCTAAAGGAACTAGAAGATGGAAATTCTGATACTGCTCAATTTGCAGATAAGATCACTCGTCGTGTATTGTCAAATCAACTTGAGACCTGTTGGAATCTTGGGGTGTCATATGACTGTCTGAACTTTGAGTCTCAGATAATCCGATCTGGATTGTGGAACCATATTTTTGAAAAACTCAAAGAAATGCATTTGATAGAATTTGAAAATGATGGAAAAAATGCTGGCTGCTGGGTGATTCGTGGTGAAGGTAAGGAGGAGGATAAAGTGATAGTTAGGAGTAATGGGACTGCTACGTATATTGCAAAAGACATTCCGTATGCTGCATGGAAATTGGGATTGCTTGATGATCCATTCCATTATGAAAAATATGAAAAAGAACAACCAAACGCTCGTGTTTTGTGGCAAACCACATTAAATGAAAGTGCTTCAAAATCTCAGAATTTTTCAGGTGATAAGGTAATTACTGTAATTGATTCTCGTCAAGCAAGACTGCAAAAAATTATCACATCGCTTATGGGAAAATTCAAATCCATTCCTGATGCATATGTTCATCTTGGATATGAGTCAGTTACTTTGAGCTCGGATACTGCAAAAATCCTTGGATTAGAAACTGATGGAAAGCAAGCTCAGATGTCTGGTAGGAAGGGATTGTATGTTAATGCAGATTCCGTTTATGACCTTTTGAAAGAAAAAACAATTGAAGAAACAAAGAAGAGACATTCAGAAATGAGTGATTCTGAAATCAAAATGATTGCTCATAATGTGTCTGTAGCTACACTGCGTTATGAGATGATCAAACAAGATTTAGACAAAATTATTGCATTTGATTTAACAAAATCTCTAAGCTTGGAAGGGGACACTGCTCCTTACATACAATATACACATGCTCGTGCCTCAAGAATCTTGGAAAAGTCTGGTAAGGCACCTTCTATCGATGTTGATTTCTCTTTACTAAAAGAACCATCTGAAATTGATTTAGTAAAGACAATTGGTCTTTTTGATTTACAAGTTCGCGATGCTGCAAATAATTTATCCCCAAAAGTAATTTCCAGATATTGTCATGATTTGGCTGTTGCCTTCAACTCTTTTTATGAAAAATCTAAAGTTCTTGATTTGGGAGATGAGCAACTAGAAAACTCTCGTTTGTGTTTGGTTAATTCGTTTAAGATTGTTATTGAAAAGGCATTAAATCTTCTAGGTATAACTGCACCTGATAAGATGTAA
- a CDS encoding matrixin family metalloprotease, translating to MAIVIAVAMITISNYAYGMEYDEQSIITPWDIQEDTISVLIMRDAAVQPYKIDIVEEVIKSNNGGQTKTQFTSWNNAIKNTNTKFSSQIPTLQIGHINNQNYITIYLKDEINSKYDGFTELTYKDGKIQNAFVSIYDSDEITPTQLKMLIRHELGHALGLGHIIEKPSIMNSIIYQQAKLITMFEMQLFLTVY from the coding sequence TTGGCAATAGTAATAGCGGTAGCTATGATTACTATAAGCAATTACGCATACGGAATGGAATATGATGAACAAAGCATCATTACCCCATGGGACATTCAAGAAGATACAATTTCAGTTCTAATCATGAGAGATGCAGCAGTGCAACCCTACAAAATAGACATTGTGGAAGAAGTAATAAAATCAAACAATGGTGGACAAACAAAAACTCAATTTACAAGTTGGAATAATGCGATAAAAAATACAAACACAAAGTTTAGCTCACAAATACCAACATTACAAATTGGACACATTAACAATCAAAATTACATCACGATATACCTAAAAGATGAAATAAATTCAAAATATGACGGATTTACAGAATTAACATACAAAGACGGGAAAATACAAAATGCTTTTGTGAGTATTTATGATTCAGATGAGATTACTCCAACACAATTAAAAATGTTGATCCGACACGAACTAGGTCATGCATTAGGATTAGGGCATATAATAGAAAAACCAAGCATAATGAATTCCATAATATATCAACAGGCAAAATTGATAACCATGTTTGAAATGCAATTATTTCTTACAGTATATTGA